One Methylomonas sp. LL1 DNA window includes the following coding sequences:
- a CDS encoding phospholipase D-like domain-containing protein produces MQVAEHYAKPVFGKLGGFFQRVNDFKDTFSLRWGRIEFDMFHGMSANLKVILKIYRDAVCETFIVDTDAFDIQWDRHKRATRDFFIHPYSTHFGKINCIKFSFIVHLGEHSIASRNEYIFMDWYQLQDGHHQQRTITDEHATANHHRTYELNSGELQADVDWYNHHFHSLNLIPKFTKGQQYHPYHPKRFIHDHIDKVIISKRDNPNRLCTIKVSVDCIDDNDFVNHLIHASHQGVWVQCVVDWRKMTMTNSHTYVNLKRSGIELIGVFCTPKHHLIEVEPDMHTKFIIFNDEDCIIGSFNITFDRWWANWESGMTFHSKGVCRLLDNIFQSQRGGVIQKYGIDPLSPFNLLYTFGRHTMANGQVYRPHHAILAEIHRARHSIKICLFLIGDLLGDHHDSVVSALIQAKERGVDVQMLFNGHLARQGRIGVERPMHEELNRPLLPAVQRLKWAGIRVGLVYGQDDLPVPYSPIHSKYCVIDDYIVIEGSFNWYNTSVFSHDLIVVAANHDVAKPYLYEFDQIQRLFRVFY; encoded by the coding sequence ATGCAAGTAGCAGAACATTATGCAAAACCCGTGTTTGGCAAACTGGGCGGCTTTTTTCAGCGCGTCAACGATTTCAAGGACACCTTTAGTCTACGTTGGGGCAGGATAGAGTTTGATATGTTTCATGGCATGTCGGCCAACTTGAAGGTGATTTTGAAGATTTACCGCGATGCGGTTTGCGAAACCTTTATCGTCGATACCGACGCCTTCGATATTCAATGGGACAGGCATAAACGGGCGACTCGCGATTTTTTCATTCATCCGTACTCGACCCATTTCGGCAAGATCAATTGCATCAAGTTTTCGTTCATCGTGCATCTGGGCGAGCATTCGATAGCGTCGCGGAACGAATATATTTTCATGGACTGGTATCAACTGCAGGATGGTCATCATCAGCAGCGTACCATTACCGATGAGCATGCCACCGCCAATCACCATCGTACCTATGAGCTGAATTCCGGCGAGTTGCAAGCCGATGTCGATTGGTATAACCACCATTTTCATTCGCTGAATCTGATTCCCAAATTCACCAAGGGTCAGCAATATCACCCGTATCACCCGAAACGCTTCATTCACGACCATATCGACAAGGTCATCATCAGCAAACGCGATAATCCGAATCGGCTGTGTACCATCAAGGTCAGCGTCGACTGCATAGACGACAATGATTTCGTCAATCATTTGATACACGCCAGCCATCAAGGCGTCTGGGTGCAATGCGTGGTCGACTGGCGCAAGATGACCATGACCAATAGCCACACCTATGTCAATCTGAAACGCTCAGGCATAGAACTGATCGGCGTGTTCTGTACTCCCAAGCATCATTTGATCGAAGTCGAGCCGGATATGCATACCAAATTCATCATCTTTAATGATGAAGATTGCATCATCGGTTCATTCAACATCACCTTCGACCGTTGGTGGGCCAATTGGGAATCCGGCATGACCTTTCATTCGAAGGGCGTTTGCCGCTTACTGGATAATATTTTCCAGAGCCAGCGCGGCGGCGTGATCCAAAAATACGGTATCGACCCGTTGAGTCCGTTCAATTTGCTGTATACCTTCGGCCGGCACACCATGGCCAATGGGCAGGTTTATCGGCCGCACCATGCCATTCTGGCCGAAATTCACCGGGCGCGGCATTCGATCAAGATTTGTCTGTTTTTAATCGGCGATTTGCTCGGCGATCATCATGACAGCGTGGTGAGCGCCCTAATTCAAGCCAAGGAGCGGGGCGTTGATGTGCAAATGCTGTTCAATGGCCACCTGGCCCGGCAGGGGCGGATCGGGGTTGAGCGGCCGATGCACGAGGAGTTGAACCGGCCCTTGCTGCCGGCGGTACAGCGCTTGAAGTGGGCTGGGATACGAGTAGGCCTGGTGTATGGGCAGGATGATCTACCTGTGCCGTATTCGCCCATCCATTCCAAGTATTGCGTGATCGACGATTACATCGTTATCGAAGGCAGCTTCAACTGGTATAACACCTCGGTGTTTTCCCACGATCTGATTGTGGTGGCCGCCAACCACGATGTGGCTAAACCTTATTTGTATGAGTTTGACCAGATTCAGCGCTTGTTCAGGGTTTTTTATTGA
- a CDS encoding F0F1 ATP synthase subunit epsilon: MRFKLVLPTEVLLDTVVGKIIAEAENGWFCLEPRHIDFVSALVPGLLVYVTADGAERFVGIDEGILVKCGPEVRVSTREAVLGDDPDALKSVILERTCALDQHERSSRGMLARLEAGVAKHFLDLQKGR, encoded by the coding sequence ATGCGGTTCAAGCTCGTGTTGCCGACCGAAGTCTTGCTCGATACGGTTGTCGGCAAAATTATCGCCGAGGCCGAGAACGGTTGGTTCTGCCTGGAACCTCGGCATATCGATTTCGTTTCGGCGCTGGTTCCTGGGTTGTTGGTTTACGTGACGGCCGACGGCGCCGAGAGATTCGTCGGCATCGACGAGGGTATTTTGGTCAAGTGCGGGCCAGAAGTCCGGGTGTCGACCCGCGAAGCGGTGCTCGGCGACGATCCCGACGCGTTGAAATCGGTTATCTTGGAACGCACCTGCGCACTGGATCAGCACGAACGTAGTTCGCGTGGCATGTTGGCTCGACTGGAGGCCGGAGTGGCGAAACATTTTCTCGATCTGCAAAAGGGCCGTTGA
- a CDS encoding F0F1 ATP synthase subunit C yields MSEISADVIIAAVSIFTAGFTMAIGSIGPALGEGRAVAEALHAIAQQPDEAPTLTRTLFVGVAMVESTGIYCLVVSMILIFANPFWEHFISKAGG; encoded by the coding sequence ATGAGCGAAATCAGTGCCGACGTCATCATTGCCGCCGTATCCATTTTTACCGCCGGTTTCACGATGGCCATCGGCAGTATTGGGCCGGCGCTCGGCGAAGGCCGGGCCGTGGCCGAGGCCTTGCATGCCATCGCCCAGCAGCCGGACGAAGCGCCGACATTGACCCGCACGCTGTTCGTCGGCGTGGCGATGGTCGAATCCACCGGCATTTACTGTCTGGTGGTCAGCATGATCTTGATCTTTGCCAATCCGTTCTGGGAGCACTTCATCAGCAAGGCCGGAGGCTAA
- a CDS encoding F0F1 ATP synthase subunit B family protein: MRIDWLTVGAQWINFLILMWLLHRFLYQPIIQAMDRRKQNIEVRMEEASQKALQAEQQAQDYRDKLAELEIHRAELLAAAKEEAAAERRKLVEHAREETAAMAEQWRREVEREKSEFQHRLQRELGQLIIATSRKVLQDLSSFELEQALFANFFKRLQGLSEHEKRLLSESGNVVLASSFELNEELRSFFAEGLRNMLAANLAVRFEPLSDSLCGLMLISPSYTLEWRVERYFESLEDELENVLNQAGKA; the protein is encoded by the coding sequence GTGCGGATCGACTGGCTGACGGTCGGCGCGCAATGGATCAATTTTCTGATCCTGATGTGGTTGCTGCATCGTTTTTTATACCAGCCCATCATCCAGGCCATGGATAGGCGCAAGCAAAACATAGAGGTGCGTATGGAAGAAGCTAGTCAAAAGGCCCTACAGGCCGAACAGCAAGCCCAGGATTATCGCGACAAACTCGCCGAACTGGAGATTCATCGCGCCGAGCTGTTGGCGGCGGCCAAGGAGGAGGCCGCCGCCGAACGCCGCAAGTTGGTCGAGCATGCCCGTGAAGAAACCGCCGCCATGGCGGAGCAGTGGCGGCGGGAAGTTGAACGGGAAAAATCCGAGTTTCAACACCGGCTGCAGCGGGAGTTGGGCCAATTAATTATCGCTACCTCGCGCAAGGTCTTACAAGACCTGTCCAGCTTTGAATTGGAGCAAGCGCTGTTCGCCAATTTCTTTAAACGATTGCAAGGCCTGTCCGAACACGAAAAGCGCCTGCTCTCCGAGTCCGGCAACGTTGTTCTGGCCAGTAGTTTTGAGCTGAACGAGGAATTGCGCAGCTTTTTCGCCGAAGGCTTGCGCAACATGCTGGCCGCGAATTTGGCCGTCCGCTTCGAACCACTTTCCGACAGCCTCTGTGGCCTGATGCTGATCAGCCCGTCCTATACGCTTGAATGGCGCGTCGAGCGTTATTTTGAGTCCTTGGAGGACGAGTTGGAGAATGTGCTGAATCAGGCCGGCAAGGCGTGA
- a CDS encoding alternate F1F0 ATPase, F1 subunit alpha, translated as MLNEALTGTSTAMSRLLEQHQAELSLVETGRVRHVGHGVALVDGLPGVQALELVEFDGGLFGLAFNLDPEQVGVILLDASERISAGGRVRRTGRVADVPVGNELLGRIVNALGQPLDEGGDLTAMQRWPIEREAPAILDRAPVNQPLQTGIKVIDATIPIGRGQRQLIVGDRQTGKTAIALATILNQRDRDVICIYCAIGQRGDAVARVIETLRSQQVMSQTVVVVAGAEQPPGLQYITPYAATSMAEYFMEQGRDVLIVYDDLTHHALAYRELSLLLRRPPGREAYPGDIFYIHSRLLERSTRLAKGGSLTALPIIEIEAENLAAYIATNLISITDGQIYLSPELFHKGLLPAVDVGKSVSRVGGKAQLPAYRLVAGALKLYYAQFEELEMFARFGTRLDQITRATLERGKRVREILKQHEREALSPCEQIAVLLAVSEGLFDALPLDQIAVAEQTVRNMAISELTELGRRIQQGQALKAEDRAAVLTLARQALEAGGTDGNRAGP; from the coding sequence ATGCTGAATGAAGCGCTGACCGGTACCTCCACCGCCATGAGCCGCCTGCTGGAACAACACCAAGCCGAACTATCCCTGGTCGAGACCGGCCGCGTCAGACATGTCGGCCATGGCGTGGCCTTGGTGGATGGGCTGCCCGGCGTTCAGGCCCTGGAATTGGTCGAATTCGACGGCGGCCTATTCGGTTTGGCCTTCAATCTCGATCCCGAGCAAGTCGGCGTGATATTGCTCGATGCCAGTGAACGCATCAGCGCCGGTGGTCGGGTCCGGCGTACCGGCCGGGTGGCGGATGTGCCGGTGGGCAATGAATTGCTCGGACGCATCGTCAATGCGCTGGGTCAGCCGTTGGACGAAGGCGGCGATTTGACTGCGATGCAGCGCTGGCCGATCGAACGCGAAGCGCCGGCCATTCTCGATCGCGCGCCGGTCAATCAGCCGCTGCAAACCGGCATCAAGGTAATCGACGCTACGATACCGATTGGGCGGGGACAGCGCCAGCTGATTGTCGGTGACCGCCAGACCGGCAAGACCGCTATCGCTTTGGCGACCATCCTGAATCAGCGCGACCGCGATGTGATTTGCATTTATTGCGCGATCGGCCAGCGTGGCGATGCGGTGGCGCGGGTGATCGAAACCCTGCGTTCGCAACAGGTCATGAGTCAAACCGTGGTGGTGGTCGCCGGTGCCGAGCAGCCGCCTGGTCTACAGTACATCACCCCATACGCCGCCACCAGCATGGCCGAATATTTCATGGAGCAGGGCCGCGACGTGCTGATCGTCTACGACGATCTGACTCATCACGCGCTGGCCTACCGGGAGCTGTCGCTGTTGCTGCGCCGTCCGCCGGGACGCGAGGCCTATCCGGGCGATATTTTTTATATTCATTCGCGTCTATTGGAGCGTTCGACCCGGCTGGCCAAGGGCGGCTCGCTGACCGCCTTGCCCATCATCGAAATCGAAGCCGAAAACCTGGCGGCTTATATCGCCACCAATCTGATTTCCATCACCGACGGTCAGATTTATCTGTCGCCCGAGCTGTTCCATAAAGGGCTGCTGCCGGCGGTGGATGTCGGTAAATCGGTGTCGCGGGTCGGCGGCAAGGCGCAATTGCCGGCTTACCGATTGGTGGCCGGCGCACTGAAACTGTATTACGCCCAGTTCGAGGAGTTGGAAATGTTCGCCCGCTTCGGTACCCGGCTGGATCAAATAACGCGCGCCACATTGGAACGCGGCAAACGGGTGCGCGAAATCCTGAAACAACATGAGAGGGAAGCCCTGAGTCCTTGCGAACAAATTGCCGTGTTATTGGCCGTTAGCGAAGGCCTGTTCGACGCTCTGCCGCTTGACCAAATCGCGGTGGCGGAGCAAACGGTTCGCAATATGGCCATCTCGGAGTTGACCGAACTTGGTCGCCGTATTCAGCAAGGCCAGGCATTGAAGGCAGAGGATCGCGCGGCGGTTCTGACGCTGGCGCGACAGGCACTGGAGGCGGGAGGGACGGATGGAAACCGAGCAGGCCCTTAG
- a CDS encoding F0F1 ATP synthase subunit gamma codes for METEQALRRRIKTVGELRAIVRTMKALAAVSGRQYEAVLKSLGEYSETVDMGLQVALRGGNRRPSRKRPPARLAAVIFGSDVGLCGRFNEDLVAFALDKLNGFQVPPAGRSILAVGSRIDARLNEIGQPVAESLPAPGSAAGIGATVKLILARLDQWREQSIERMVLIYSQAGAPELLPLLPVDLERFGRLACEPWPSHVLPSFSLDAEPLLAALIRQHLFISLFRACTESLSAENQMRLRAMQAAEKNIQERHDELLAEFRHQRQETIDAELLDIGAGFEAVSGEP; via the coding sequence ATGGAAACCGAGCAGGCCCTTAGGCGACGGATCAAGACGGTCGGGGAACTGCGTGCCATCGTTCGCACCATGAAAGCTCTGGCAGCGGTGAGTGGAAGGCAATACGAGGCGGTGTTGAAATCTCTGGGTGAATATTCCGAAACGGTCGACATGGGCTTACAGGTCGCGCTTCGGGGCGGCAATCGGCGGCCTAGCCGAAAGCGGCCGCCTGCGCGGCTGGCGGCGGTGATTTTTGGGTCGGATGTGGGATTGTGCGGCCGCTTCAACGAAGATTTGGTCGCGTTTGCGCTCGACAAACTGAACGGTTTTCAGGTGCCGCCGGCGGGTCGCAGTATTCTGGCCGTGGGCAGCCGTATCGATGCACGCTTGAACGAGATTGGGCAGCCGGTTGCGGAAAGCTTGCCGGCACCCGGTTCTGCCGCCGGCATTGGCGCAACGGTCAAACTGATTCTAGCCAGGCTGGACCAATGGCGGGAGCAGTCCATCGAGCGGATGGTATTGATTTATAGCCAAGCCGGCGCGCCGGAGCTGTTGCCTCTGTTGCCGGTCGATCTGGAGCGGTTCGGTCGATTGGCTTGTGAACCCTGGCCATCCCATGTGCTGCCGAGTTTTAGTTTGGATGCCGAGCCGCTGTTGGCCGCGCTGATACGTCAGCATCTGTTTATCAGTCTGTTTCGCGCCTGTACCGAATCGCTGTCGGCCGAAAACCAGATGCGGCTACGCGCGATGCAGGCGGCGGAAAAAAATATTCAGGAGAGGCATGACGAATTATTGGCTGAATTTCGCCATCAACGTCAGGAAACGATCGACGCCGAATTACTCGATATCGGCGCCGGTTTTGAAGCCGTCAGCGGCGAACCATGA
- a CDS encoding ATP synthase subunit I, with translation MAANMAFGAEWLLAAFAGVGLGCVFFGGLWLTIRQLPNWRYPGLYMLASLFLRLALVGAGLYLMADGHWQRYAAAVPGLLAARWWWVRRIEPRQVES, from the coding sequence ATGGCGGCTAACATGGCTTTCGGCGCCGAATGGCTGCTGGCCGCATTTGCCGGCGTAGGGCTAGGCTGCGTGTTCTTCGGCGGCTTGTGGCTGACTATCCGCCAACTACCGAATTGGCGTTATCCCGGATTGTACATGTTGGCGAGCCTGTTTCTGCGGCTGGCGCTGGTCGGTGCCGGCCTTTATCTGATGGCCGACGGCCATTGGCAGCGTTATGCGGCTGCCGTACCGGGCCTGCTGGCCGCGCGCTGGTGGTGGGTACGCCGGATCGAACCTAGGCAAGTTGAATCATGA
- a CDS encoding F0F1 ATP synthase subunit A, protein MKLSPDDQILGWLGPIPLNATIAYTWLVMAILVIGSYLITRRLNDDVKISRWQNLLEILVDGLREQIRQASCQEPGQYLPFVGTLFLFIAVANLLAIVPGYTPPTASLSTTTALALAVLAAVPIYGIAHRGPWAYLAEYLEPSIFLLPLNILGELSRTLALAVRLYGNIMNGTIIGGILLGIVPLFFPIVLQFLGLITALVQAYIFAVLAMVYIASAQAVQDDHQHNHSSGD, encoded by the coding sequence ATGAAACTAAGTCCCGACGACCAGATATTGGGCTGGCTAGGGCCGATTCCGCTCAACGCCACCATAGCCTACACCTGGCTGGTGATGGCGATTCTGGTGATCGGCTCCTATCTGATTACCCGGCGGCTGAATGACGATGTTAAAATCAGCCGTTGGCAAAATCTGCTGGAAATCCTGGTCGACGGCTTGCGAGAGCAAATTCGCCAGGCCAGTTGCCAGGAGCCGGGGCAGTATTTGCCTTTCGTCGGCACCTTGTTTTTGTTCATCGCCGTCGCCAATTTGCTGGCTATCGTTCCAGGCTATACGCCGCCGACCGCATCGCTGTCCACCACCACGGCATTGGCGCTGGCGGTGTTGGCGGCGGTGCCGATTTATGGCATTGCCCATCGTGGGCCATGGGCTTATTTGGCCGAGTACCTGGAACCCAGCATATTCCTGCTGCCGCTCAACATTTTAGGTGAATTGTCGCGCACGCTGGCGCTGGCCGTGCGCCTGTACGGCAACATAATGAATGGCACCATTATCGGCGGTATTTTGCTGGGCATCGTGCCGTTGTTTTTCCCTATTGTATTGCAGTTCCTCGGCTTGATCACCGCGCTGGTGCAGGCCTATATCTTTGCCGTGCTGGCGATGGTGTATATCGCCTCGGCCCAAGCCGTTCAGGACGATCATCAACATAACCACTCATCAGGAGATTGA
- a CDS encoding AtpZ/AtpI family protein, translating to MPRSVKHGKTLANNIGDKAARRRRARTRPGRGLWFGLGMFGLVGWSVAVPMLLGIALGIWLDRLWQDRVSWTLTLLFLGLIVGCRNAWYWIERERQDNDHGG from the coding sequence ATGCCAAGATCCGTCAAGCACGGCAAGACGCTGGCCAACAATATCGGCGACAAAGCCGCCCGCCGCCGGCGAGCGCGCACTCGGCCGGGGCGTGGTTTATGGTTCGGCCTGGGCATGTTCGGTCTGGTGGGCTGGTCGGTGGCGGTACCCATGCTGTTGGGTATCGCGCTGGGTATCTGGCTGGACAGGCTGTGGCAGGACCGGGTCTCTTGGACCTTGACGCTGTTGTTTCTGGGGCTGATAGTCGGCTGTCGCAATGCCTGGTATTGGATAGAACGGGAAAGACAGGATAACGATCATGGCGGCTAA